A single region of the Massilia sp. erpn genome encodes:
- the creC gene encoding two-component system sensor histidine kinase CreC has translation MKIGLRILLGYFLIVGLAAWFLLNVFVQQVKPGVRGALEDTLVDTAQVLAAAVAADMQAGRLQDSPLLESLRGSLAKGLDMKISGVPKDRLHYRIYLTDAAGIVRFDSSGRDVGQDYSRWNDVYLTLRGRYGARSTREYAEDDASTVMYVAAPVRAEGRIIGVLTVAKPIASVQAFIERSQRRTLSQGALLLGVSLLIGIAVTFWLARALHRLMDYVAAVQAGRKAVLPALGKTEIGTLGAALEAMRVKLEGKEYVETLMHTLAHELKSPIAAIQAAAELMQEDMPEQERRHFLANIQSQNARQRQLIDRLLALVRLEKQQRLEAPETVDLAQLLRQAASDCSASLAARGLGLQIQPAEADGAPDAALRVQGDALLLRQALGNLLDNAIGFAPAGSRITLAARRQGDQAEIAVTDGGPGIPAYAAERLFERFYSLPRPDGAKSTGLGLPFVREVASLHGGSVDVGNAAQGGCRAVLRLPLPLRM, from the coding sequence ATGAAGATCGGCCTGCGCATCCTGCTCGGCTATTTCCTGATCGTCGGCCTGGCCGCCTGGTTCCTGCTGAACGTCTTCGTGCAGCAGGTCAAGCCGGGCGTGCGCGGCGCGCTGGAAGACACCCTGGTCGATACGGCCCAGGTGCTGGCCGCCGCTGTCGCCGCCGATATGCAGGCCGGGCGGCTGCAGGATTCGCCCTTGCTGGAGAGCTTGCGCGGCAGCCTCGCCAAGGGGCTGGACATGAAGATCAGCGGCGTGCCCAAGGACCGGCTGCATTACCGTATCTATCTCACCGACGCCGCCGGCATCGTGCGCTTCGACAGCAGCGGCCGCGACGTGGGCCAGGATTACTCGCGCTGGAACGACGTCTACCTGACCCTGCGCGGCCGCTACGGCGCGCGCAGCACGCGCGAATACGCCGAGGACGACGCCAGCACCGTGATGTATGTGGCGGCCCCGGTGCGCGCCGAGGGCCGCATCATCGGCGTGCTGACAGTGGCCAAGCCGATCGCCAGCGTGCAGGCCTTTATCGAGCGCAGCCAGCGCCGCACCCTGAGCCAGGGCGCGCTGCTGCTGGGCGTCTCGCTGCTGATCGGCATTGCCGTCACCTTCTGGCTGGCGCGCGCCCTGCACCGGTTGATGGACTATGTGGCCGCCGTGCAGGCCGGCCGCAAGGCCGTGCTGCCGGCCCTGGGCAAGACCGAGATCGGCACCCTGGGCGCCGCCCTGGAAGCCATGCGCGTCAAGCTGGAGGGCAAGGAGTATGTGGAAACCCTGATGCACACCCTGGCCCATGAACTGAAAAGCCCGATCGCCGCGATCCAGGCGGCGGCCGAACTGATGCAGGAAGACATGCCGGAGCAGGAGCGCCGCCACTTTCTCGCCAATATCCAGAGCCAGAATGCGCGCCAGCGGCAGCTGATCGACCGCCTGCTGGCCCTGGTGCGCCTGGAGAAGCAGCAGCGCCTGGAAGCGCCGGAAACGGTCGATCTGGCGCAGCTGCTGCGCCAGGCCGCCAGCGATTGCAGCGCCAGCCTGGCGGCGCGCGGTCTGGGCCTGCAAATCCAGCCGGCGGAGGCGGACGGTGCGCCCGATGCCGCGCTGCGCGTGCAGGGCGATGCGCTGCTGCTGCGCCAGGCGCTCGGCAATCTGCTCGACAATGCCATCGGCTTTGCACCGGCCGGCAGCCGCATCACGCTGGCGGCGCGGCGCCAGGGCGACCAGGCCGAGATCGCCGTCACCGATGGCGGCCCCGGCATCCCGGCCTATGCCGCCGAACGCCTGTTCGAGCGCTTCTATTCGCTGCCGCGGCCGGACGGCGCCAAGAGCACGGGCCTGGGTCTGCCTTTCGTGCGCGAGGTGGCTTCGCTGCACGGCGGCAGCGTCGACGTCGGCAATGCGGCCCAGGGCGGTTGCCGCGCCGTGCTGCGCCTGCCCCTGCCGCTGCGCATGTAG
- the creB gene encoding two-component system response regulator CreB has protein sequence MSKTILIVEDEAAIADGIAYALRRDGFAPRHVTLGEQALALLHAEQGSEGAPLLVLLDVGLPDISGFDVCRRLRQFSDVPVIFLTARSEEIDRVVGLEIGADDYVAKPFSPRELVARVRVVLRRLGPPELRAAPPPAALAMAPAIQQTSAPPAPAASCAFELRAAEARILFGGQALDLTRYEYLLLKTLLEHPGHVLSRAQLMDRVWTDAPDTLERTVDAHVKSLRAKLREIAPEADPIQTHRGMGYSLARA, from the coding sequence ATGAGCAAAACCATCCTGATTGTGGAAGACGAGGCGGCCATCGCCGACGGCATCGCCTACGCCTTGCGGCGCGACGGCTTTGCGCCGCGCCATGTGACCCTGGGCGAGCAGGCCCTGGCCCTGCTGCATGCGGAGCAGGGCAGTGAAGGCGCGCCGCTGCTGGTGCTGCTTGATGTGGGCCTGCCCGACATCAGCGGCTTCGATGTCTGCCGCCGCCTGCGCCAGTTCTCCGATGTGCCGGTGATCTTCCTGACCGCGCGCAGCGAGGAGATCGACCGCGTGGTGGGCCTGGAAATCGGCGCCGACGATTATGTCGCCAAGCCTTTCTCGCCGCGCGAGCTGGTGGCGCGCGTGCGCGTGGTGCTGCGCCGCCTGGGGCCGCCGGAATTGCGCGCCGCGCCGCCGCCCGCGGCCCTGGCCATGGCACCTGCCATCCAGCAGACGTCTGCGCCGCCGGCGCCTGCCGCTTCCTGCGCCTTTGAGCTGCGCGCCGCCGAAGCGCGCATCCTGTTCGGCGGCCAGGCCCTCGACCTGACCCGCTACGAATACCTGCTGCTGAAAACCCTGCTTGAACACCCCGGTCATGTGCTCTCGCGCGCCCAGCTGATGGACCGCGTCTGGACCGATGCGCCCGATACCCTGGAGCGCACCGTGGACGCCCATGTGAAATCGCTGCGCGCCAAACTGCGCGAGATCGCACCCGAGGCCGACCCGATCCAGACCCATCGCGGCATGGGTTACAGCCTGGCGCGCGCATGA
- the rpsJ gene encoding 30S ribosomal protein S10 gives MSTPNQKIRIRLKAFDYKLIDQSALEIVDTAKRTGAVVKGPVPLPTRIQRYDVLRSPHVNKTSRDQFEIRTHQRLMDIVDPTDKTVDALMKLDLPAGVDVEIKLQ, from the coding sequence ATGTCCACCCCAAATCAAAAAATCCGCATCCGCCTGAAGGCTTTCGACTACAAGCTGATCGACCAGTCCGCCCTGGAAATCGTTGACACCGCCAAGCGCACCGGCGCCGTGGTTAAAGGCCCAGTGCCTCTGCCAACCCGCATCCAGCGTTACGACGTGCTGCGTTCCCCGCACGTGAACAAGACTTCGCGCGACCAGTTCGAAATCCGCACCCACCAGCGCCTGATGGACATCGTGGATCCAACCGACAAGACCGTTGACGCCCTGATGAAGCTGGACCTGCCAGCCGGCGTAGACGTCGAAATCAAACTGCAGTAA
- the fusA gene encoding elongation factor G → MARKTPIERYRNIGISAHIDAGKTTTTERVLFYTGVNHKIGEVHDGAATMDWMEQEQERGITITSAATTCFWKGMANNFPEHHINIIDTPGHVDFTIEVERSMRVLDGACMVYCAVGGVQPQSETVWRQANKYKVPRLAFVNKMDRTGANFFKVYEQMRNRLKANPILIQIPIGAEENFKGVIDLVKMKAIIWDDASQGMKFDYRDIPAELAESAAEWREKMVEAAAEASEDLMNKYLEEGDLSEAEIKKALRERTIASEIVPMMCGTAFKNKGVQAMLDAVIEFLPSPVDIPPVNGTDDDEQPASRKAADDEKFSALAFKIMTDPFVGQLAFFRVYSGAINSGDTVLNSVKNRKERLGRILQMHANQREEIKEVRAGDIAAAVGLKDVTTGETLCDPASPIILERMEFPEPVIQQAVEPKTKSDQEKMGLALNRLAQEDPSFRVKTDEESGQTIIGGMGELHLEIIVDRMKREFGVEATVGKPQVAYRETIRKTCEEIEGKFVKQSGGRGQYGHVVLKIEPQEPGKGFEFVDAIKGGTVPREYIPAVEKGVRETLNTGVLAGYPVVDVKVTLFFGSYHDVDSNENAFRMAASMAFKDGCRKAQPVILEPMMAVEVETPEDYAGTVMGDLSSRRGMVQGMDEIPGGGGKIIKAEVPLSEMFGYSTSLRSATQGRATYTMEFKHYSEAPKHVIDAIVTAKAK, encoded by the coding sequence ATGGCCCGCAAGACCCCCATTGAGCGCTACCGCAATATCGGTATCTCCGCTCACATCGACGCCGGTAAGACGACCACTACCGAGCGCGTGCTGTTCTACACCGGCGTGAACCACAAGATTGGTGAAGTGCACGACGGCGCAGCCACCATGGACTGGATGGAGCAGGAACAAGAGCGCGGCATCACCATTACCTCCGCGGCGACCACCTGCTTCTGGAAAGGCATGGCCAACAACTTCCCAGAACACCACATCAACATCATCGACACCCCGGGCCACGTTGACTTCACCATTGAAGTTGAACGCTCGATGCGCGTGCTGGACGGTGCTTGCATGGTTTACTGCGCAGTGGGCGGCGTGCAGCCTCAGTCGGAAACCGTGTGGCGTCAGGCTAACAAGTACAAAGTGCCACGTCTGGCCTTCGTGAACAAGATGGACCGTACCGGTGCCAACTTCTTCAAAGTGTACGAGCAGATGCGCAACCGCCTGAAGGCCAACCCGATCCTGATCCAGATCCCGATCGGCGCGGAAGAAAACTTCAAGGGCGTGATCGACCTGGTCAAGATGAAAGCCATCATCTGGGACGACGCGTCCCAGGGCATGAAATTCGACTACCGCGACATCCCGGCTGAACTGGCCGAGTCCGCCGCCGAGTGGCGCGAGAAGATGGTTGAAGCGGCTGCCGAAGCTTCCGAAGACCTGATGAACAAGTACCTGGAAGAGGGCGACCTGTCCGAAGCCGAAATCAAGAAAGCACTGCGCGAGCGTACCATCGCTTCCGAAATCGTGCCGATGATGTGCGGTACCGCGTTCAAGAACAAGGGCGTGCAAGCGATGCTGGACGCTGTGATCGAGTTCCTGCCATCCCCAGTGGACATCCCACCGGTCAACGGCACCGACGACGACGAGCAGCCAGCTTCGCGTAAAGCCGCCGACGACGAGAAATTCTCGGCGCTGGCCTTCAAGATCATGACCGACCCGTTCGTCGGCCAGCTGGCCTTCTTCCGCGTGTACTCGGGCGCCATCAACTCCGGCGACACCGTGCTGAACTCGGTGAAAAACCGTAAAGAGCGTCTGGGCCGTATTCTGCAGATGCACGCCAACCAGCGCGAAGAGATCAAAGAAGTGCGCGCCGGCGACATCGCCGCAGCCGTGGGCCTGAAAGACGTGACCACCGGTGAGACCCTGTGCGATCCAGCATCGCCGATCATCCTGGAACGCATGGAGTTCCCAGAGCCGGTGATCCAGCAGGCTGTTGAGCCGAAAACCAAGTCCGACCAGGAAAAAATGGGCCTGGCCCTGAACCGTCTGGCTCAGGAAGACCCATCGTTCCGCGTCAAGACCGACGAAGAATCCGGCCAGACCATCATCGGTGGTATGGGCGAGCTGCACCTGGAAATTATCGTTGACCGTATGAAGCGCGAATTCGGCGTGGAAGCGACCGTCGGCAAACCACAGGTGGCTTACCGCGAAACCATTCGCAAGACCTGCGAAGAGATCGAAGGCAAGTTCGTCAAGCAATCGGGCGGCCGTGGTCAGTACGGTCACGTGGTGCTGAAGATCGAACCGCAAGAACCGGGCAAAGGCTTCGAGTTCGTCGACGCGATCAAGGGCGGTACCGTTCCCCGCGAATACATCCCTGCAGTTGAGAAGGGTGTGCGCGAAACCCTGAACACCGGTGTTCTGGCCGGCTACCCAGTGGTGGACGTGAAAGTGACCCTGTTCTTCGGTTCGTACCACGATGTGGACTCGAACGAAAACGCGTTCCGCATGGCCGCTTCGATGGCCTTCAAAGACGGCTGCCGCAAGGCCCAGCCAGTGATTCTGGAGCCGATGATGGCTGTGGAAGTGGAAACGCCGGAAGACTACGCCGGTACCGTGATGGGCGACCTGTCGTCCCGCCGTGGTATGGTGCAGGGCATGGACGAAATCCCAGGCGGCGGCGGCAAGATCATCAAAGCCGAAGTACCGCTGTCGGAAATGTTCGGTTACTCGACCTCGCTGCGTTCCGCAACCCAGGGTCGTGCAACCTACACGATGGAATTCAAGCACTACTCCGAAGCGCCTAAGCACGTGATCGACGCGATCGTCACCGCCAAAGCGAAGTAA
- the creD gene encoding cell envelope integrity protein CreD yields MQKKLLFKILIIIGLMLMIGLPLMMIQATINERSAYREQAVRSIAADSVGEQTVYGPVLVLPYTDEYEQMEEGGEDKPRQLKKYRVQRRHLVFPNQLNVAGVIGTERRYRGIHQVLVYNGEHKFSGDFVLPSLSELPRAQAQSSVTPGKPFLALGVSDVRGVRDIPKILWGQRLLEFEQGSGLTGQRQGLHVPLEMADVAAGSVKFSFNLGLAGIESQQFVPLAKNNRFTLTSPWPHPQFGGRFLPAQRSIGERGFEATWRISALSSDAQQQLRQAELRAQDGSSTTPAGALVAAGALDAFSIDFIEPVNIYSMAGRATKYGLLFVVLTFAAFFLFEVLKRLPIHPVQYGLVGLALAMFFLLLVSLSEHMPFLAAYLLASVACIVLIGFYLGHALGDRRRGWGFGAALSLLYGILYGLLNSESNALLMGAILLFAVLAAVMVATRKVDWYGLAAEPAAQ; encoded by the coding sequence ATGCAAAAGAAACTGCTGTTCAAAATCCTGATCATCATCGGCCTGATGCTGATGATCGGCCTGCCGCTGATGATGATCCAGGCCACCATCAACGAGCGCAGCGCCTACCGCGAGCAGGCGGTGCGCAGCATCGCCGCCGATTCCGTCGGTGAGCAGACCGTGTACGGGCCGGTGCTGGTCCTGCCCTATACCGACGAATACGAGCAGATGGAGGAGGGCGGCGAGGACAAGCCGCGCCAGCTCAAGAAATACCGCGTGCAGCGGCGCCACCTGGTCTTCCCCAACCAGCTGAATGTGGCGGGCGTGATCGGCACCGAACGCCGTTATCGCGGCATCCACCAGGTGCTGGTGTATAACGGCGAGCACAAGTTCAGCGGCGACTTCGTGCTGCCGTCCCTGAGCGAACTGCCGCGCGCCCAGGCCCAGTCCAGCGTGACGCCGGGCAAGCCCTTCCTGGCGCTGGGCGTGTCCGATGTGCGCGGCGTGCGCGACATCCCGAAAATCCTGTGGGGCCAGCGCCTGCTCGAATTCGAGCAGGGCTCGGGCCTGACCGGGCAGCGCCAAGGCTTGCACGTGCCGCTCGAGATGGCCGACGTGGCGGCCGGCAGCGTCAAGTTCAGCTTCAATCTGGGCCTGGCCGGCATCGAGAGCCAGCAGTTCGTGCCGCTGGCCAAGAACAACCGCTTCACGCTGACTTCGCCGTGGCCCCATCCGCAATTCGGCGGCCGCTTCCTGCCGGCCCAGCGCAGCATCGGCGAGCGCGGCTTCGAAGCCACCTGGCGCATTTCCGCCCTGTCCAGCGACGCCCAGCAGCAGTTGCGCCAGGCCGAGCTGCGGGCCCAGGATGGGAGCAGCACCACCCCCGCCGGCGCCCTGGTCGCGGCCGGTGCCCTGGATGCGTTCTCGATCGACTTCATCGAACCCGTCAATATCTATTCGATGGCCGGGCGCGCCACCAAGTACGGCCTGCTGTTCGTGGTGCTGACCTTTGCCGCCTTCTTCCTGTTTGAAGTGCTCAAGCGCCTGCCGATTCACCCGGTGCAGTACGGCCTGGTGGGCCTGGCCCTGGCCATGTTCTTCCTGCTGCTGGTCAGCCTGTCCGAGCACATGCCCTTCCTCGCGGCCTATCTGCTGGCCAGCGTGGCTTGTATCGTGCTGATCGGCTTCTACCTGGGCCATGCGCTCGGCGACCGCCGGCGCGGCTGGGGCTTTGGCGCGGCCTTGAGCCTCCTGTACGGCATCCTGTACGGCTTGCTGAATTCGGAAAGCAATGCCCTGCTGATGGGCGCCATCCTGCTGTTCGCCGTGCTGGCGGCGGTGATGGTGGCGACGCGCAAGGTGGACTGGTACGGTTTGGCGGCGGAACCGGCGGCGCAATAA
- a CDS encoding TonB-dependent receptor, translating to MKQNPVLKRSVIAVAMALAYAPAAMAQQAAAHDTQTVYVTGSNLKRTDKEGPLPVQVVTSKDIKDAGVSSVADLLRKLPSISGDGNFDTNGGAFASGVSTVSLRGLSSASTLILLNGRRMTPAAYADPNNGNSTLYDVNSIPLSALDRVEILKDGASAVYGSDAVGGVINFITKNNYQGVQLAARHSANDDGNFKKSGANAFYGIGDVDSNGYNVFFTVDVSKRQRVKRADATDIEVEQHKILDKRFATPYGSNVSSHPIFFRESSPGSENFAVSRGNAAQRLVIRTDCDPSQQLVGSQAMGFSAASVYIGRTFCNYDTPQYLEAQSEGKDASLMSRGVLKLSENTRAFAEVAYARSERNYTGAPTTIGTNPVTNFTSSSVGNPFQAILEIGHPDNPFPNARSSVAYRFENLRGGSQIVNDNIRLLTGLEGNWSNWSWETGLLWNQSKKKDTGYGYLYLPTLRKLNAGTSLAQLSADPTLGHDVVTNNSASILQLDARASTEFGALPGGAMGLALGVELRREKISLRPDDVLARGDILGLVNTVIQSERDVKSAFAELRAPLLKNLELDFAGRFDKYPGIKTNFVPKVGGKWTVFDGLAFRGSYAKGFRAPALVQTASGGAQYFLRDIFDPKRCEPDNTTPKPGATEADCGKTIAGVGDRNPDLVPEKSRSYNLGVVWAVGRDVEVTLDWFRIRKEGEVALGTPNDALKNEDRDPSKVQRNTNPANWVKDENGNPIPNTGPLLMVKTPWTNQGATEISGLDLELRHRLKMGSWGSLDSKLNTTYTHTYKVAMKPGDIEHNSAGTDPGLNDWALSQNTRVPRWKTTLSTNWSLGDHNVNLAINYIGPVSLKRVYYGARTYEEPFCGYGTPKPTDADPDRDATVPRYEEFYPKCAVKSWTTVALGYTYTGFKNLSLNFNIQNLFDKKAPYVPYSGISSTFQPAAGYDEGLHNNYGRYFNVSANYTF from the coding sequence TTGAAACAGAATCCAGTGCTGAAACGAAGTGTGATTGCGGTGGCCATGGCCTTGGCGTATGCGCCGGCTGCCATGGCCCAACAGGCTGCCGCCCATGATACGCAGACCGTGTACGTGACCGGCTCCAACCTGAAACGTACCGACAAGGAAGGTCCGTTGCCGGTGCAGGTGGTGACGAGCAAGGACATCAAGGATGCCGGTGTCAGCAGCGTTGCCGACCTGCTGCGCAAACTGCCCTCCATCAGTGGCGACGGTAATTTCGACACGAATGGCGGCGCTTTTGCCAGCGGCGTCAGCACCGTCTCGCTGCGCGGCCTGAGCTCGGCCTCGACCCTGATCCTGCTGAACGGCCGCCGCATGACGCCAGCGGCCTATGCTGATCCGAATAATGGCAATTCCACGCTGTACGACGTGAACAGCATCCCGCTGTCGGCCCTGGATCGCGTGGAAATCCTGAAGGATGGTGCTTCGGCCGTGTACGGTTCTGACGCCGTCGGCGGCGTAATCAACTTCATCACAAAGAACAATTACCAGGGCGTCCAGCTAGCGGCCCGCCACAGCGCCAACGACGACGGCAACTTCAAGAAAAGCGGCGCCAATGCCTTCTATGGCATCGGCGACGTGGATAGCAATGGCTACAATGTCTTCTTTACGGTCGATGTGAGCAAGCGCCAGCGCGTCAAGCGCGCCGACGCCACCGATATCGAGGTCGAGCAGCACAAGATCCTGGACAAGCGCTTTGCCACGCCTTACGGCAGCAATGTGTCGTCGCACCCGATCTTCTTCCGTGAAAGCTCCCCGGGCTCGGAAAACTTTGCGGTGTCGCGCGGCAATGCCGCCCAGCGCCTGGTGATCCGCACCGACTGCGACCCGTCGCAGCAACTGGTCGGCAGCCAGGCTATGGGCTTTTCCGCCGCCAGCGTGTATATCGGCCGGACTTTCTGCAATTACGACACGCCGCAATATCTGGAGGCGCAAAGCGAGGGCAAGGATGCCAGCCTGATGAGCCGCGGCGTGCTGAAATTGAGCGAAAACACGCGCGCCTTTGCCGAGGTGGCCTATGCCCGCTCCGAACGCAACTACACGGGCGCCCCGACCACGATCGGTACCAACCCCGTCACCAATTTCACGTCGAGCTCCGTCGGCAATCCCTTCCAGGCCATCCTGGAAATCGGCCATCCCGACAATCCCTTCCCCAACGCCCGTTCGTCGGTGGCCTATCGCTTTGAAAACCTGCGCGGCGGCAGCCAGATTGTCAACGATAATATCCGTCTGCTGACTGGCCTGGAAGGCAACTGGTCGAACTGGAGCTGGGAGACCGGCCTGCTGTGGAACCAGTCGAAGAAGAAGGATACCGGCTATGGCTATCTGTACCTGCCCACCCTGCGCAAGCTGAACGCGGGCACCTCGCTGGCCCAGCTGAGCGCCGACCCGACCCTGGGCCACGATGTGGTGACCAACAACAGCGCCTCCATCCTGCAGCTGGATGCGCGCGCCAGCACCGAGTTCGGCGCGCTGCCTGGCGGCGCCATGGGCCTGGCCTTGGGCGTCGAGCTGCGCCGCGAGAAAATCAGTCTGCGTCCGGACGATGTGCTGGCGCGCGGCGATATCCTGGGCCTGGTGAATACGGTCATCCAAAGCGAGCGCGACGTGAAATCGGCCTTTGCCGAGTTGCGCGCGCCGTTGCTGAAGAACCTGGAATTGGATTTTGCCGGCCGCTTCGACAAATACCCCGGCATCAAGACCAACTTCGTGCCGAAGGTCGGCGGCAAATGGACCGTGTTCGACGGCCTGGCCTTCCGCGGCAGCTACGCCAAGGGCTTCCGTGCGCCGGCGCTGGTCCAGACCGCGTCGGGCGGCGCGCAATACTTCCTGCGCGACATTTTCGATCCGAAACGCTGCGAACCCGATAACACGACGCCGAAGCCCGGCGCTACCGAAGCCGATTGCGGCAAGACCATTGCCGGGGTGGGCGACCGTAACCCGGACCTGGTGCCGGAAAAATCGCGCAGCTATAACCTGGGCGTGGTCTGGGCCGTTGGCCGCGACGTGGAAGTGACCTTGGACTGGTTCCGCATCCGCAAGGAAGGCGAAGTGGCGCTGGGCACGCCCAACGACGCCCTCAAAAACGAGGACCGCGATCCAAGCAAGGTGCAGCGCAATACGAATCCGGCGAACTGGGTCAAGGATGAGAATGGCAACCCGATCCCGAATACGGGGCCGCTGCTGATGGTGAAAACGCCATGGACCAACCAGGGCGCGACCGAGATCAGCGGCCTCGATCTGGAACTGCGCCACCGGCTGAAGATGGGAAGCTGGGGTTCGCTGGACAGCAAATTGAACACGACTTACACGCATACCTACAAGGTGGCGATGAAGCCGGGGGACATTGAACACAATTCGGCCGGTACCGACCCGGGCCTGAATGACTGGGCGCTGAGCCAGAATACCCGCGTGCCGCGCTGGAAGACGACGCTGTCGACCAACTGGTCGCTGGGCGACCATAATGTGAACCTGGCGATCAACTATATCGGCCCGGTCTCGCTGAAGCGTGTCTACTACGGCGCACGGACCTATGAGGAACCGTTCTGCGGCTACGGTACGCCGAAGCCAACCGATGCCGATCCGGACCGCGACGCCACCGTGCCGCGCTACGAGGAGTTCTATCCGAAGTGCGCGGTCAAGAGCTGGACAACGGTGGCCCTGGGTTACACCTACACGGGCTTCAAGAACCTGTCGCTCAACTTCAATATCCAGAACCTGTTCGACAAGAAGGCGCCGTATGTGCCGTACTCCGGCATCAGCAGCACCTTCCAGCCGGCGGCTGGCTATGACGAGGGCCTGCACAACAACTATGGCCGCTACTTCAATGTGAGCGCGAACTACACCTTCTAA
- the tuf gene encoding elongation factor Tu → MAKEKFERTKPHVNVGTIGHVDHGKTTLTAAIATVLSKKFGGEAKAYDQIDAAPEEKARGITINTAHVEYETSGRHYAHVDCPGHADYIKNMITGAAQMDGAILVCSAADGPMPQTREHILLARQVGVPYIIVFLNKCDLVDDAELLELVEMEVRELLSKYEFPGDDLPIVKGSARMALDGDTGPLGEQAIMQLADALDSYIPTPERAVDGAFLMPVEDVFSISGRGTVVTGRVERGIIKVGEEIEIVGITDTVKTTCTGVEMFRKLLDQGQAGDNVGLLLRGTKREDVQRGQVLAKPGSIKPHNHFTGEIYVLSKDEGGRHTPFFNNYRPQFYFRTTDVTGSIELPADKEMVMPGDNVSITVKLINPIAMEEGLRFAIREGGRTVGAGVVAKIIG, encoded by the coding sequence ATGGCAAAAGAAAAGTTCGAGCGGACTAAACCGCACGTGAACGTAGGCACCATCGGTCACGTTGACCACGGCAAAACCACCCTGACCGCGGCTATCGCAACCGTTCTGTCGAAGAAATTCGGCGGCGAAGCTAAAGCCTACGACCAGATCGACGCTGCTCCAGAAGAAAAAGCACGCGGCATCACCATCAACACCGCGCACGTCGAGTACGAAACCTCCGGCCGTCACTACGCCCACGTTGACTGCCCAGGCCACGCCGACTACATCAAAAACATGATTACCGGTGCAGCGCAGATGGACGGCGCGATCCTGGTGTGCTCCGCTGCTGACGGCCCAATGCCACAGACCCGCGAACACATCCTGCTGGCCCGTCAGGTTGGCGTGCCTTACATCATCGTGTTCCTGAACAAATGCGACCTGGTGGATGACGCCGAGCTGCTGGAACTGGTGGAAATGGAAGTGCGCGAGCTGCTCTCCAAATACGAATTCCCAGGCGACGACCTGCCGATCGTTAAAGGTTCGGCCCGTATGGCGCTGGACGGCGACACCGGCCCGCTGGGCGAACAGGCCATCATGCAACTGGCTGATGCCCTGGACTCCTACATCCCAACGCCAGAGCGCGCTGTGGACGGCGCCTTCCTGATGCCAGTGGAAGACGTGTTCTCGATCTCCGGCCGCGGTACCGTGGTGACCGGTCGTGTTGAGCGCGGCATCATCAAGGTCGGCGAAGAGATCGAAATCGTTGGTATCACCGACACCGTGAAAACCACCTGCACCGGCGTGGAAATGTTCCGCAAGCTGCTGGATCAAGGTCAGGCGGGCGACAACGTTGGTCTGCTGCTGCGCGGCACCAAGCGTGAAGACGTGCAACGTGGTCAAGTTCTGGCAAAACCAGGCTCGATCAAGCCGCACAACCACTTCACCGGCGAGATCTATGTGCTGTCGAAAGACGAAGGTGGCCGTCACACCCCGTTCTTCAACAACTACCGTCCACAGTTCTACTTCCGTACCACCGACGTAACCGGTTCGATCGAGCTGCCAGCCGATAAAGAAATGGTTATGCCAGGCGACAACGTGTCGATCACCGTCAAGCTGATCAACCCGATCGCTATGGAAGAAGGTCTGCGCTTCGCTATCCGCGAAGGCGGCCGTACCGTTGGCGCCGGCGTGGTTGCCAAGATCATCGGCTAA
- the rpsG gene encoding 30S ribosomal protein S7: MPRRREVPKREILPDPKFGNTEVAKFVNVLMLSGKKSVAENIIYGAFDHIQQKSGKDPLEVFAAAINNAKPLVEVKSRRVGGANYQVPVEVRPVRRLALSMRWLREAANKRSEKSMPQRLGGELMEAAEGRGGAMKRRDEVHRMAEANKAFSHFRF, translated from the coding sequence ATGCCACGTCGTCGTGAAGTACCCAAGCGCGAGATTCTGCCGGATCCAAAATTCGGCAACACCGAAGTCGCCAAATTCGTGAACGTTCTGATGCTGTCCGGTAAAAAATCGGTCGCAGAAAACATCATCTACGGTGCGTTCGACCATATCCAGCAAAAATCGGGCAAGGACCCGCTGGAAGTGTTCGCCGCCGCAATCAACAACGCCAAGCCGCTGGTGGAAGTGAAATCCCGCCGCGTCGGTGGCGCCAACTACCAGGTGCCTGTGGAAGTGCGTCCAGTACGCCGTCTGGCCCTGTCCATGCGCTGGCTGCGTGAAGCTGCCAACAAGCGCAGCGAAAAATCCATGCCACAACGCCTGGGCGGTGAGCTGATGGAAGCTGCGGAAGGCCGCGGCGGCGCAATGAAGCGTCGTGACGAGGTGCACCGCATGGCTGAAGCGAACAAGGCGTTCTCGCACTTCCGCTTCTAA